The genomic DNA GATGATGGCGATAACCACCAACAGTTCGACAAGTGTGAAGCCGCCTCGGCTGCTTCGATGATTGCGCTGAATCATTACTGAATCTCCACGAAAGAGGAAACGAAAACAGAAAAATAGAAAGCTCGCAGCCGCGGGCGAATTCGTCCGCGGTGCGTTGTGAGCGAGATATGCGAAGCGACTACTTCGACGTTAGCTCCAGCGGGATGTCGTTGGAGCCAGCTTGGACTTCAACAACCAATTCGGATTTCGAATTGTATTTGGCAGGGATCGGTTCCTTGGCCTGTCCCGATGGATCGGGAGCGTCGCTGGGCGTGGTCACGCTGACCTTGTGTGGCCCGATCAATGCGCCTTGTTTGTCGGCGTGGTAGCTGAGCGAGTAGTGTCCCTGTTCGTCGGAAAGGGCCATCGAAGCGCGAGCTTTTGGGTCGTCTTGCGGTTGGAAAACGATGGAAACGTTGGGCAGCGGTTGGCCGTCCATCGTAACCGTACCCTCGACCAACCCGGTCTCGGGCATCGCCAGTCCACTTCCGCCGCAGCCTACCGAAGCGATGGTGAGAACGAGTGCTACGAAAGCAGCAGCAGACGTGGAGTTTAGGTATGTATAAGTTGAGTCGACAAAACGCCGGGGGCTAGTCACGTTGCAGAATACCTTGATACAGAGGTGGGGATGATGTTTAATCCAGGTCTATAGATTATCACTTCATGAATCAACTTTTGTAGAGCCTTTTTGAATAGTTACGCCGAATTGCAGGACGGTGTGGTTCACATAATGCGTGATGTTTTCGCTTTGCGAAATGCGGTTACTTTAGAATGCCATGCTCTACAAGGCTTAATGTTAACTTTAACCCCAAAGTAACAATTTGGCGTTTTTCTAAATATTAATATTGGGTCTAGTTTCTGTTGTGGGTCGCCCTTGGTCAGAGTGGTGGTGTTGTGGTGTGAAGTGGTCAACTTGCTGAGCCGATACGGTTCTCCAGCATCGGAAGCTTGATTCGATCCAATGTGTTGATCATCTGATGGCAGTGTTGGTACCGATTGTGGTCGGCGCGTGCCGAGGCTGTCGTCGTGATTCGATTACCCCCCAAAAAAATCCAGGCAGCCTCGCGGGTGCCTGGATCGGAGCGGATTCGGCGACGCAAGCTAGGGTGCTTGGTTGCCGTTAGCCGATGACGGTGATCGATTCGCGTTAGAAGTTGGAGATCACGTTTCCGTCTTGCGGCGTGTGAAGGTTGCGGTAGAGGTCGAAGTCGATTGTTTCAGTGATGAAACGGACCGAACCATCTCCAAGAGTCGCTTGCATCCCGCCAGGGTGGCATCCCTTGGCGTTCCAGTCGGCACCCCATGTTGCGCTGCTGCGTCCGAAGCCGTGGGTCAAGCTGTAGCCGGTGTCGTAGCCGCCAACGTTGGCCACATCGAACAGATACAGGCCGGTGTGCCACGCTGCGGAACTGCTGACGATACGCGGACCGATCCACAGCCCTCCGGCCCAGTTGCAAGGCGCTCCACCGCACTGCGTCGAATTGACGTTGTCGTTTTGGGTCGTTCGCTCGGAGAGGAACAGCGTGTTGGAGGTACCGTCGATGACGTCGCGGAACTTGCGGTTGGAGTTCTCGAAGAACATCCCATTGCGCTGTCCCAGCGGCGAACCATTGCTGTCGGTTTGCACGGCATAGCGGCCAGCGATCGCCATGTAGTTGGATTTTCCATAATCGCTTTTGTCGGAGTTGAGTCCGGACATTGGATCCGATGGGCAGACAAACGCGTCGATCACAACCTTGGCTGAATCGATGGGGTCGTTTGTGGTGCCATCGTTGTTTTTGTCCTGCCACGATCGGCCGAAGCTACCGGTTTCGAAGCTGATTTGATCGTACAGCGGGGATTGTTCGATGAATGGAAGCAGGAGAGTGCCCCAACCCAGTCCATTGTTGTTGTTGAGTGCATCGGTTGGGGAGTTCGTCTTGCGGTTGCTGTCGATGCATCCCGATGGGAAGACTTGGTAAGTATCGTGGTAGTTGTGCAGCGCCAGCCCAAGCTGTTTCATGTTGTTGCTGCATTGCATCCGGCGAGCCGCTTCGCGAGCCGATTGCACAGCGGGCAATAACAACCCGACTAAGATCCCGATAATCGCGATCACTACCAATAGTTCGACCAAAGTGAAGCCGCGACGACTGTGTCGCTGTGGGTGTTGTGACATGGTGTAGATTCCTGAAGTGTTAATGAAATAGAAGTGCAGACCGGTAGCCGACAAGAATTCGAGCGTACGTCGATCCCGGAGATGACTGCGGACCTTCAGCGGTCGGTTCGACCGCTGGCTGGTCTCGTGCAATCGCTTGCGAGTGGGGTTATTTCGAAGTCAGTTCTAACGGGATATCGTTTGAACCCGCTTTGACTTCGACTACCAATTCGCTTTGCGAGTTGTATCTCGCTGGGATCGGATCCTTCGACTGTCCCGATGGATCGGGAGCGTCGGTTGGCGTGGTGATGCTGACCGTGTGCATTCCGATCAGTGCGCCTTGCTTGTCGGTGTGGTAGGTCAGCGTGTAACGCCCCTGTTCGTCGGAGACTGCCATCGAAGCTCGCGCTTGAGGATTCTCTTGCGGTTGGAAAACGATGGAGACATTGGGTAATGGTTGTCCATCCAACGTGACAATCCCTTCGACCTCACCGGTCTCCGGCATCACCAAACCGCTGCCGACGCAACCTACCGAAGCGAGCAGCAAAACGATCGCTACAAATTTAGTAACAAGTGTTGAGTTAATCTTGGTGTTCGTCGAGTCGACAAATCGTCGGGGGTCGGTCACGTTGTAGAATGCCTTCTTGCAGGGTTTGAGAAATAATGTTGTACGGAACGCTTATACATTATCACTTCACGTATCATCTTTTGTAGGGCTATTCTGTATAGTTGTGCAAATTTACACGAGGTTGATGAGCGTATTATGGGGAATGATTTCGCATAGCGGATCCCGTTCACCGCAAAAATACTTGATCGATGAAAGGCTTAATGTTGATTAAATCCCCAATGTCGCAAATCGCGGTTCTTCTATTATTAATATTAGCCGTGCCGCTTGTGGCTGTTTATGTTCCGTCGGTTGTGGGGTCTTTGAGTCCGCTGCCGGTCGTCTTTCAGGGCGGAACAACCTGTCCGGCATCAAGCGTACAGTTCGATCAGGTGGCGTTGGGTGGCACGTCTGTAGGACTGCCGCAGATCACCAACGTGCAAGTCCTCGATTTTGATGGCGACGGCGCCAACGAAGTGCTCGCTTGCGATTCGCTGAAGAACCAAGTGGTGCTGTTTCGTCAGGTCGATGGTGAATGGCAAGAAGAGGTTTTGGTGCCCGATGTCGCCGCACCCGCGCACGCGACGGCTGTCGATATCGATTCCGATGGCGATCTCGATTTGGTCGTTTCGGTCTTGGGAAACATCCTGCCCGACGACAGCGTGATCGGGCGGGTGGAGTTGTTTGAGGCGACGCCCGATGGGTATCGGCGGCATGTGATCTTGGACGACGTGCGACGCGTTGCCGATGTCCAGCCCGCCGACTTCGATGGCGATGGCGATATCGATCTCGCGGTGGCTGTTTTTGGGTACTCTCGCGGTTCGGTCTTGTGGCTTGAGAATCGCGGCGAGTTGAAGTTCCGCGACCATCTGCTGCACACTGCCCCGGGGACGATCCACGTTCCGATCGCCGACTACGATGGCGATGGCGACCTCGATATCGCGGCGATCGTCACGCAAGACGAAGAGGAGCTGTGGGGATTTGAAAATCTTGGCCAGGGGGAATTCAAGAAACGCCGGCTGTGGATGACGATCAATCACGATCTCGGCAGCGCGGGGCTGGTGCAAGCCGATCTCGATGGAGATGGCGACCCCGACCTGATCCTGCCAGCGGGCGATAACCTGGAGGATCTCGATGCCTATCCGCAGCCCTATCACGGCTGTTATTGGTTCGAGAACCAAGGCGATTGGACTTTCCAGATCCATCGTATCTCCGACCTCGGTGGAACGTATGCTGCCGACGTCGGCGATTTCGATTCCGACGGAGACCTCGACGTCGTCTTGGCCAGCATGACGAACAACTGGAATCGGACCGATACTGCGAGCCTGGTCTGGCTGGAAAACGATGGCCAGCAGAACTTTACGACCTGGCAGATCGCTAGCGATCCGATCCATCTGGTCACCGTGGCCGCGGGAGATCTCGACGGCGATGGCAGCGACGATATCGTGGCGGGGGCGCTGAATCTGCGGAAACCGTTTCAGCGGGTGAGCCGCGTGAGTGCATGGATCAATCAAGGCGAGGGAAAACAATGAAACGTCTCAAACAGCTTCTGATTGTCATCCTGGTCCTCGAGGTCATCTTCTGCGGCATCTACGTCAAGCGTCGCTTGTGGAACCATCATGTCGTGCTGCCAGCGGTGACGCTGGACGATCCGTTATTGGCGGCGGAGTTCCAGCAGCTTGCCGATCAAGCGACTGCGGGAGGGAGCGCGGAATGGCAGGCTCTCGGCGAAGGCTTGCTGGGACAAGGCTTTTACGGCGAGGCGGAGCATGCGTTTCGAGCGGCTGTCGATATCGACCCGAGCAACTACCTGGCTCACTTCGCCCTGGCCTTTTGTCTCGATCGCACCGGCCGGATTGCCGAGAGCAGCGAAGAGTATTTGAAGGCAGCCGAAATCCAGCGCAAGTCAAAGCAATTGGTCGGATCGGTCGAGCATTGTTTGTATCAAGTCGGCAAGAACCACTTGCGCGAAGAGGACGCGGCGGCGGCGATCGACAGCTTTGCCAGCCAAGCCGGGTTTGCTCCCGCCAGCTACCAATACGCCAAGCTGTTGGTTCGCGATGGCAAGGTCGATCGCGCGATGCCGGTGTTGAAGATGGAGCTCGATAAAACGCCGCTGTCGTTGAAGTTCAACGCGCTGCGGTTGCAGGCGTTGGAATCGACGGGCCAGCAGCGTTTGGCGGACGAAGCGGCCGACGTGCTGCAACGATCGCAGTACCAGATCCCGATCGATCTGAACACCGACTACGTGACTCCCATGAATCAGCGGTTGGGGATTTCTCGGCAGTTGCAGGAATACAACGAACTGCTGGCGTCGGGAGATATGGATCTACTGGCGAAGCATTTGCAGTCGATGTGGGATGTTGTCGAGCCGACGACGCTGAACCAAAAGAGCAAGATCCTGATCAGCATGGCGGAGGTTGCGTTTCAGCGGCGTCGAGCCGAGGAGATGTTACACGCCGTCGACCGCTTAAAAGAACTGGGTGTCAGCAGTCCCGACATGTTGCAATTGGAAGGGGCGGCTTATCAGTTGAATGGCGACATCGATCGGGCGATCGCGTTGTGGATTCGCGCCAGCGAGATGTCTCCCAATATCCCGCTGCACCAAATTCTGGCCGATGCCTATCAGCAGAAGAACGACGACGCACGACGCGATTATCATCGCGGCCAAGCTGCCTTGTTGGAAGCGAAGCTGGCCTATTGGAATAACCAATGGGAGCCGGCGAAGCAGGCGGCCCAGCGGGCGATCGATGTCGATCCGTCGCTCGATCAAGCGTGGTTCTACCTGGCGGAGATCGAACGAGAGCTAGGCAATCCACAACCGGCGTTGGAGGCGTACCAAAAGTGTTTGGATCTGAATCCCAACCACGGCCGAGCGCTGGCGGCGGAGAGTCGCTTGGGCGAGAAGGCAGTCGATTCGGAGTAGCGGTTTGACTTGCGCGATTCGTTCAGGTTTATTTGGCCATTTGCTGAAGCGTTTTGAATGGCAGGTACATCCGCATCGGGTATCCGGGTAGCGTCGCGAAATCGAAACGCTGGTAGAACTGCTTCGATGATTCGTCGACGCAATCGAGCCGTCACCTGGGGCTTTCGCCGCCAGGCTTTATGCGATCGCCACTCCGCGGCTGGGTGCTGGTAGGGCGTCGGGGGGCAATCTTTGGAGGCCTGGGGCTTTCGCCGCCAGGCTTTATGCGATCGCCGCTCCGCGGCTGTGTGCTGGCGGGGTGGCGTTTGGCTTGAGTGGGGTGGGGCTTACCCGCCGAGGTGTGATAGGACTTGGGCGTGCAGTTTTCCGTTGGTGCCGAAGGCGTCGCCGCCGCGGATCGTTGGATTGCCTTTCCAGTCGCTGAATTGGCCGCCGGCTTCGGTCAGAACCGGTTGGACCGCGGCGACGTCGTAAGGGTTGACGATCGGATCGACCATGATGTCGGCGCGGCCGGTGGCGACTAACAGGTAGCCGTACGCATCGCCCCAGCTGCGAGTGATCGATGCTGCCGATTGCAGGCTGTCGTAAGCGGCGGCTGCGCCGCGGTTGGCGAAGCTGTCGACTTGGCTGGTCAGAAAGACGGCGTCTTCGATGCGGTCGCACGGCGAGACGTGGGCGGCGGTCCAATCGGCGTCGCTATTGCGGCGATGCCATGCGCCACTGCCAATCGCGGCGACGATCGATTCGCCCAAGGCGGGGATCACGATCGCTCCAGCGATCACTTGATCGTCTTTCTCGACGGCGACAATCGTCGAATAGAGCGGAACGCCACAGATGAACGACTTCGTGCCGTCGATCGGATCGACGATCCAGCGGTAGCCCGAACTGCCCTGCGTGTCGGCAAACTCTTCGCCCAGGATCGCATCGTCGCCATACGATTCGGCGACTCGCTGGCGGATCAGACGCTCGGCGCTGCGATCGGCTTCGGTCACCGGCGACGCGTCTCCTTTGCGATCGACGGCGAGGGTGGCGTCGCCAAAGAAGTTGAGCGTCAGTTGGCCAGCGGCATGGGCCAAGTCGATCATCGCTGCAACACGACCTTCATCGCGAGCGGACCATTCACTGGGAGGAGTTGTTGTCACGGTGTGCCTCGTTGGAATCTTCTTGAGAGTTTGGTTTGTCGTCGTCGAATTCATCGACGGGGAAAAACGATCGGTAGATCAGCATCGCCGCGCCGCAGACTAGCAGGCTGTCGGCGATGTTGAAGTTGGGCCATTTGAGCGTGTCGCTGGCTTGGAACAGGATCCAATCGCGGACTCCCGATTGCCAACGCGGATCCATTCCCGGTTCCCACCACAATCCGAGCCGATCGTAGAGGTTGCCGATAATGCCGCCCATCACACAGCCCAGGGCGATGGTCAGCAGCCATTGGTGGGCGGCGCGTTTAACGAACAGCCAGACGAAGATCGCGATCGCCGCGACGACCGAGATCGCCGCAAACAACTGTCCCTTGCCAGCACCGATGCCAAAGACGGCGCCGATATTCACGGCGGTCTCGATGCCAACATAGCCTTCGACAACCCAGTGGGGCGGACGCATGCCGGGCAGCCCACGCCATGCGAACATCGCTTGCTTGGTCCACAGATCGGCGACCGCACCGAGGATTGCCAGTGCGAAGAAGGTGATGTAGCGGTTGGTGGGGATGGCTGGCAGGGGATTGGAGTGCGGCAAGGGGCTTCCGTCACGCGATTGGGGTGGGGGATTGGAGCGGTCGGCGGGAGCGTTTGCTAGCACCTGCGGATCGCCGTTTGGGCTGAGCATTGTCGCTTTCTCCACCAGAATACTCGTTTTTTGTCTTGCGGTTCCTGTTGCTTCGTCGAATTTGAAACAGCATACCGGAAATCGAATTTTCTGGTCTCAATTAGCAGGTCTGGCGATGCCAATCTAGCGACAAACGAGAAAAACCGATCTATTCTATAGTTTGGGACCGATGACTTGGCAAAGTCCCCCGAATTACACAATCCGCCGTCACGCAATCGAATCACGCTATCATGCTCCAGACGAAACCATCGCATCGCAAGACCGAAGGAATCGCGCTTCAGAAGTGCATCTCGCCCTCCTGTGGCGCCACCTACGAGGCGGAGTCGGTGCGCACCAGTTGCGATCGGTGCGGCGATCTGGTCGACGTGATCTACGATTGGGACCGCGGTACGGTTCCGGCAAAGTTGAAGGACTTCGAACAATTCTGGACGCAGCGCCACGATCGGCTGCGGTTCAGCGGCGTTTGGCGGTTTAAAGAATTGCTGCCATTTGCTCCCGACGACAAGATCGTCACCGTGGGCGAAGGGCAGACGTTGCTGCAGCAGGCTGAATCGGTCGCCCAATACGTCGGCATGAACGCTGGCCAGTTGTATCTGCAGTACGAGGGGATGAACCCGTCGGGCAGCTTCAAAGACAACGGCATGTGCGCCGCCTTCACTCACGCTCACATGATGGGTGCCAAGCGAGCCGCTTGCGCCAGCACGGGCAACACCAGCGCGTCGTTGGCGATGTATTGTGCGGTCAGCCAATTGATGAAGGCGATCATCTTCGTCGGATCGGGCAAGATCGCTTACGGCAAGCTCAGCCAAGCCCTCGAATATGGCGCCCTGACCGTCCAGATCGCTGGCGACTTCGACGATGCGATGATCCGCGTCAAACAGGTCAGCGATGAACTGGGGATCTATCTGGTCAACAGCGTAAATCCCTTCCGGCTGGAAGGCCAGAAGACGATCATGTTCCGCGTTCTCGAAGCGTTGCAGTGGGAAGTGCCCGATTGGATCGTCGTTCCCGGCGGCAACTTGGGGAACAGCAGCGCGTTTGGCAAGGCGTTTACCGAGCTGAAGGAACTGGGGCTGATCGATCGGATTCCACGTTTGGCCGTGATCAACGCATCGGGAGCCGACACGCTGTACGAACTGTACGAACGCCGCGGCGTGCGTTGGAACGGCGGCAATGTCGATATGGATCCGATTCGTGCGTTCTACGACGAAATGGACCGCGATGGAGCCAAGGCGGACACGATCGCCAGCGCGATCGAGATCAATCGCCCGGTGAACCTGAAGAAGTGTCTGCGTGCGTTGGAAGCTTGTGATGGCGTCGTTCGGCAGGTCTCCGACCAAGAGATCCTGGACGCCAAGGCGAAGGTCGGTGCTGGCGGAATCGGTTGCGAGCCGGCTAGTGCAGCAAGCGTTGCCGGAGCGAAGATGCTTCGCCGCGAAGGGGTGATCGCTCCGAGCGACCGCGTCGTCTGCATCCTGACGGGGCATCAGTTGAAAGATCCCACAGCGACCGTCGCCTATCACACGACTGACCAGGCGGTCTTTAACGACGTCTTGGGGAGCCGTGGCGTGCAGCGGGCCAGTTTCGCCAACCGAGCTGTCGCGTTGCCTAACGATTTGGAAGAGATCATCAAAGCGATCCGGCTGTATTCTTAAGCCGGCATCGGCCGCTGGCCAGAACGGGAGCGGTCCGCCCTCCCCTACCCTGCTCCATCCAGTCGGATGGAGCCTGCCGTCGCTTGGCATTTCATCGACTGGGCGGTTTTGCTGCGCAGACGCGTTGCCGGGCGCTATAGAATCGTAGTTGTGATTGCACAACTAATGCGTCGATTCGACGACTGGCGGTTTGGCAAAATCGATCTCAGTCGTCCCCTGGGAGAGCGTGGCGAGCAGGCTGCGGAGCGTTATCTTCGCAAGCTGGGCTACCGGATCGTATCGCAGAACGATCGGCAGGGGATCGGAGAGATCGATCTGGTGGCGGTCGACAAACGGACGGTGGTGTTTGTCGAGGTCAAGACGCGGACCAGCGATCATCGCGGGCATCCCGCCGACCGGATCGATGCCGACAAAGAGCGGCGTTTGACGCGTGCGGCTCTTTCGTTTCTGAAACGCCATCGATTGTTAGAGCACCGGGCGCGGATCGATGTGATCGCCGTCTGGTGGCCGCCGGGGCTGGAACAGCCCGAGCGGATCGAACACTATCAGAACGCTGTTGAGCCGACCGGTCAGTACCAATGGTTCAGCTGACCGGCCGATGAACAACGCGTTTTGCAGACGCTGCTTTTTAGAGACTACAGGCCGCCAAAGATCTGGTCGACGGCTTGGGTGTAGTCGCTGAAATCAGCTTCCCCTTCAGCAGTGATGCTGGGGACAAAGTTCACGTTGCCGAGAACGCGAATCACCGTATCGCCGGTGTCGGGATCTGCGACCGAGATGAACAGGGCTCGTTGGATGATAACCGGATCCGACACGCGGCCGTCGGCGTACAGTTTGGTCAATTCCAACTGGTTGCCATCTTCGCTCAACGTCGCCGAGATCGCTGCGGTGCTGTCGAAGCCGCTGCCACCCTTGACGTA from Rosistilla oblonga includes the following:
- a CDS encoding tetratricopeptide repeat protein; translation: MKRLKQLLIVILVLEVIFCGIYVKRRLWNHHVVLPAVTLDDPLLAAEFQQLADQATAGGSAEWQALGEGLLGQGFYGEAEHAFRAAVDIDPSNYLAHFALAFCLDRTGRIAESSEEYLKAAEIQRKSKQLVGSVEHCLYQVGKNHLREEDAAAAIDSFASQAGFAPASYQYAKLLVRDGKVDRAMPVLKMELDKTPLSLKFNALRLQALESTGQQRLADEAADVLQRSQYQIPIDLNTDYVTPMNQRLGISRQLQEYNELLASGDMDLLAKHLQSMWDVVEPTTLNQKSKILISMAEVAFQRRRAEEMLHAVDRLKELGVSSPDMLQLEGAAYQLNGDIDRAIALWIRASEMSPNIPLHQILADAYQQKNDDARRDYHRGQAALLEAKLAYWNNQWEPAKQAAQRAIDVDPSLDQAWFYLAEIERELGNPQPALEAYQKCLDLNPNHGRALAAESRLGEKAVDSE
- the hisN gene encoding histidinol-phosphatase, with amino-acid sequence MTTTPPSEWSARDEGRVAAMIDLAHAAGQLTLNFFGDATLAVDRKGDASPVTEADRSAERLIRQRVAESYGDDAILGEEFADTQGSSGYRWIVDPIDGTKSFICGVPLYSTIVAVEKDDQVIAGAIVIPALGESIVAAIGSGAWHRRNSDADWTAAHVSPCDRIEDAVFLTSQVDSFANRGAAAAYDSLQSAASITRSWGDAYGYLLVATGRADIMVDPIVNPYDVAAVQPVLTEAGGQFSDWKGNPTIRGGDAFGTNGKLHAQVLSHLGG
- a CDS encoding YraN family protein — translated: MIAQLMRRFDDWRFGKIDLSRPLGERGEQAAERYLRKLGYRIVSQNDRQGIGEIDLVAVDKRTVVFVEVKTRTSDHRGHPADRIDADKERRLTRAALSFLKRHRLLEHRARIDVIAVWWPPGLEQPERIEHYQNAVEPTGQYQWFS
- a CDS encoding signal peptidase II, with the protein product MLSPNGDPQVLANAPADRSNPPPQSRDGSPLPHSNPLPAIPTNRYITFFALAILGAVADLWTKQAMFAWRGLPGMRPPHWVVEGYVGIETAVNIGAVFGIGAGKGQLFAAISVVAAIAIFVWLFVKRAAHQWLLTIALGCVMGGIIGNLYDRLGLWWEPGMDPRWQSGVRDWILFQASDTLKWPNFNIADSLLVCGAAMLIYRSFFPVDEFDDDKPNSQEDSNEAHRDNNSSQ
- a CDS encoding carboxypeptidase-like regulatory domain-containing protein codes for the protein MPETGLVEGTVTMDGQPLPNVSIVFQPQDDPKARASMALSDEQGHYSLSYHADKQGALIGPHKVSVTTPSDAPDPSGQAKEPIPAKYNSKSELVVEVQAGSNDIPLELTSK
- a CDS encoding carboxypeptidase regulatory-like domain-containing protein, producing the protein MTDPRRFVDSTNTKINSTLVTKFVAIVLLLASVGCVGSGLVMPETGEVEGIVTLDGQPLPNVSIVFQPQENPQARASMAVSDEQGRYTLTYHTDKQGALIGMHTVSITTPTDAPDPSGQSKDPIPARYNSQSELVVEVKAGSNDIPLELTSK
- a CDS encoding FG-GAP repeat domain-containing protein, with product MLIKSPMSQIAVLLLLILAVPLVAVYVPSVVGSLSPLPVVFQGGTTCPASSVQFDQVALGGTSVGLPQITNVQVLDFDGDGANEVLACDSLKNQVVLFRQVDGEWQEEVLVPDVAAPAHATAVDIDSDGDLDLVVSVLGNILPDDSVIGRVELFEATPDGYRRHVILDDVRRVADVQPADFDGDGDIDLAVAVFGYSRGSVLWLENRGELKFRDHLLHTAPGTIHVPIADYDGDGDLDIAAIVTQDEEELWGFENLGQGEFKKRRLWMTINHDLGSAGLVQADLDGDGDPDLILPAGDNLEDLDAYPQPYHGCYWFENQGDWTFQIHRISDLGGTYAADVGDFDSDGDLDVVLASMTNNWNRTDTASLVWLENDGQQNFTTWQIASDPIHLVTVAAGDLDGDGSDDIVAGALNLRKPFQRVSRVSAWINQGEGKQ
- the thrC gene encoding threonine synthase, encoding MLQTKPSHRKTEGIALQKCISPSCGATYEAESVRTSCDRCGDLVDVIYDWDRGTVPAKLKDFEQFWTQRHDRLRFSGVWRFKELLPFAPDDKIVTVGEGQTLLQQAESVAQYVGMNAGQLYLQYEGMNPSGSFKDNGMCAAFTHAHMMGAKRAACASTGNTSASLAMYCAVSQLMKAIIFVGSGKIAYGKLSQALEYGALTVQIAGDFDDAMIRVKQVSDELGIYLVNSVNPFRLEGQKTIMFRVLEALQWEVPDWIVVPGGNLGNSSAFGKAFTELKELGLIDRIPRLAVINASGADTLYELYERRGVRWNGGNVDMDPIRAFYDEMDRDGAKADTIASAIEINRPVNLKKCLRALEACDGVVRQVSDQEILDAKAKVGAGGIGCEPASAASVAGAKMLRREGVIAPSDRVVCILTGHQLKDPTATVAYHTTDQAVFNDVLGSRGVQRASFANRAVALPNDLEEIIKAIRLYS
- a CDS encoding DUF1559 domain-containing protein; translated protein: MSQHPQRHSRRGFTLVELLVVIAIIGILVGLLLPAVQSAREAARRMQCSNNMKQLGLALHNYHDTYQVFPSGCIDSNRKTNSPTDALNNNNGLGWGTLLLPFIEQSPLYDQISFETGSFGRSWQDKNNDGTTNDPIDSAKVVIDAFVCPSDPMSGLNSDKSDYGKSNYMAIAGRYAVQTDSNGSPLGQRNGMFFENSNRKFRDVIDGTSNTLFLSERTTQNDNVNSTQCGGAPCNWAGGLWIGPRIVSSSAAWHTGLYLFDVANVGGYDTGYSLTHGFGRSSATWGADWNAKGCHPGGMQATLGDGSVRFITETIDFDLYRNLHTPQDGNVISNF